The Streptomyces luteogriseus genome includes a window with the following:
- a CDS encoding ABC transporter permease gives MSMTQHAEPAVDTPPAPGRKQSDGRTRQRPLALRLLARPEVGVFLGAVAVLVFFLFAAPPVRDGSSMANILYQSSTIGIMALPVALLMIGGEFDLSAGVAVITSALTASMLSYQLTMNVWVGVIVALLVSLAIGAFNGWLLVKTGLPSFLVTLGTFLILQGVNLAITKLVTGNVATDDISDMDGFTQAQKLFASTFTVGGVNVKITVVWWLAFAALATWVLLRTKYGNWIFAVGGNKDSARAVGVPVTFTKISLFMLVGFGAWFVGMHQLFSFNTVQSGEGVGQELIYIAAAVIGGCLLTGGYGSAIGPVFGAFMFGMVQQGIVYAGWNPDWFKAFLGVMLLGAVLINLWVQRTATRR, from the coding sequence ATGAGCATGACCCAGCATGCCGAGCCGGCGGTGGACACACCGCCGGCCCCCGGCCGCAAGCAGTCCGACGGCCGGACGCGGCAGCGCCCGCTGGCGCTGCGGCTGCTCGCCCGGCCCGAGGTCGGTGTCTTCCTCGGCGCCGTCGCGGTGCTCGTGTTCTTCCTGTTCGCGGCACCGCCGGTGCGCGACGGCAGCTCGATGGCGAACATCCTGTACCAGTCGTCGACCATCGGGATCATGGCGCTGCCCGTGGCCCTGCTGATGATCGGCGGCGAGTTCGACCTGTCCGCCGGTGTCGCCGTGATCACCTCGGCGCTGACCGCGTCGATGCTCAGCTACCAGCTGACCATGAACGTCTGGGTCGGCGTGATCGTCGCCCTGCTGGTGTCGCTCGCGATCGGCGCGTTCAACGGCTGGCTGCTGGTGAAGACCGGCCTGCCGAGCTTCCTGGTCACCCTGGGCACCTTCCTGATCCTCCAAGGCGTGAACCTCGCGATCACCAAGCTGGTCACGGGCAACGTGGCCACCGACGACATCAGCGACATGGACGGCTTCACGCAGGCGCAGAAGCTCTTCGCCTCGACGTTCACCGTCGGCGGGGTCAACGTCAAGATCACCGTGGTGTGGTGGCTGGCCTTCGCGGCCCTGGCGACCTGGGTGCTGCTGCGCACCAAGTACGGCAACTGGATCTTCGCCGTCGGCGGCAACAAGGACTCGGCGCGTGCCGTCGGTGTCCCGGTGACCTTCACCAAGATCTCGCTGTTCATGCTGGTCGGCTTCGGCGCCTGGTTCGTCGGCATGCACCAGCTGTTCTCCTTCAACACGGTGCAGTCCGGCGAGGGTGTGGGCCAGGAGCTCATCTACATCGCCGCGGCCGTCATCGGCGGCTGTCTGCTCACCGGTGGCTACGGTTCCGCGATCGGCCCGGTCTTCGGTGCCTTCATGTTCGGCATGGTGCAGCAGGGCATCGTCTACGCCGGCTGGAACCCGGACTGGTTCAAGGCCTTCCTCGGCGTGATGCTTCTCGGCGCCGTCCTCATCAATCTGTGGGTCCAGCGCACGGCGACCCGGAGGTGA
- a CDS encoding sugar ABC transporter substrate-binding protein: protein MDRSSHPRSRRFAPVVAVAAAAALTLAGCSSSSGGKKSEEGAADASAGKATTPRMTVALVTHQAPGDTFWDTVRKGAEAAAAKDNIKLVYSADPNAGNQANLVQNAIDQKVDGIAVTLAKPDALKGVIGKAEKSGIPVVGLNSGLSDWKNLNLLEFFGQDESVAGEAFGKKLNEVGAKHALCVVQEQGNVGLTQRCDGVEKTFDGKLDTQNVNGTDMPSVKSTITAKLKQDPSIDYVVTLGAPFALTAVQSIGDAGSKAKVATFDLNKDLIKAVKSGDIQFAVDQQPYLQGYLAVDGLWLYKNNGNYSGGGEQPVLTGPAFVDKSNVDKIGEFAAKGTR from the coding sequence ATGGACCGCTCTTCTCACCCCCGCTCTCGCAGGTTCGCGCCCGTCGTCGCCGTGGCCGCGGCAGCGGCCCTGACCCTCGCCGGCTGCTCCAGCAGTTCCGGAGGCAAGAAGTCCGAGGAAGGCGCGGCGGACGCCTCGGCGGGCAAGGCGACCACGCCGCGCATGACCGTCGCCCTGGTCACGCACCAGGCGCCCGGCGACACCTTCTGGGACACCGTCCGCAAGGGCGCCGAGGCCGCGGCCGCCAAGGACAACATCAAGCTCGTCTACTCCGCCGACCCGAACGCGGGCAACCAGGCCAACCTGGTCCAGAACGCCATCGATCAGAAGGTCGACGGCATCGCCGTCACCCTCGCCAAGCCGGACGCCCTCAAGGGCGTCATAGGCAAGGCCGAGAAGTCCGGCATACCCGTGGTCGGACTCAACTCCGGCCTGAGCGACTGGAAGAACCTCAACCTGCTGGAGTTCTTCGGCCAGGACGAGTCCGTCGCGGGCGAGGCCTTCGGCAAGAAGCTCAACGAGGTCGGCGCCAAGCACGCGCTCTGCGTCGTGCAGGAGCAGGGCAACGTGGGTCTCACCCAGCGCTGCGACGGCGTGGAGAAGACCTTCGACGGCAAGCTCGACACCCAGAACGTCAACGGCACCGACATGCCGTCCGTGAAGTCGACGATCACCGCCAAGCTGAAGCAGGACCCGTCCATCGACTACGTCGTCACGCTCGGCGCGCCCTTCGCGCTGACCGCCGTGCAGTCGATCGGCGACGCCGGCAGCAAGGCGAAGGTCGCCACCTTCGACCTCAACAAGGACCTCATCAAGGCCGTCAAGAGCGGCGACATCCAGTTCGCGGTGGACCAGCAGCCCTACCTCCAGGGGTACCTGGCCGTCGACGGCCTGTGGCTCTACAAGAACAACGGCAACTACAGCGGTGGCGGTGAGCAGCCCGTGCTGACCGGTCCGGCCTTCGTCGACAAGTCCAACGTCGACAAGATCGGGGAGTTCGCCGCGAAGGGCACCCGGTGA